A single window of Plasmodium reichenowi strain SY57 chromosome 14, whole genome shotgun sequence DNA harbors:
- a CDS encoding U3 snoRNA-associated small subunit rRNA processing protein, putative, with amino-acid sequence MVKSYDRYEYEDCLGIVNSKSSNCVFLNNNNIISGHDECVSIWNINEKEIKKKLSVPFLPPYYFFTYHVTYICLNNVNKNIVAVGYTNGSIRLFDMEKNKILSTFSGHTSGICKLKFNENGNYLCSCSKDTNIILWDIINDKGVFKLEGHTNVVTDIEFLQRKNDYLDDFLDNNILISVSKDCLIKVWELNIQTCVQTIVDCEEEITSLIINQTNTRLIVACNSFLKIYKINLYSNHIVKDTYTNSKIYITFLANIKRPTNCRIQNMKMIFFIDNEDIYNHPFEIEEEKNDNLLYSNPNNQKVSNSFIPSSNGDNIKQNEEILTTDHLSNPNLLLNNNNNLNTSIKYCERARYSVDGDNSGLLICCTNLKRIEFYKINSIKNQKKSEKNKKKRYIEKLKKKKIKILNEKKKIEKFKGKESIDYNFLNQKLEDLEKELFIYNNYDIHTANDEIKYLFNYNYKFKLQNIDVMKKKKKDNYIYLLVSFMSNRLSVYQVNLYDILHNKDNFVVMDNENKEEMEDKDSMDRESNMKDNKSGSDIDSDNKSGSNINSDNKSGSDIDSDNKSGSDIDSDNKSGSNIDSDNKNGSNIDSEEDDETHNKKNIKIVQKKIYDYSKCFKEISEINKGHNSSVDFLNLSSNNELLVSICKKYVKIWNMNNLQNIITINLEGCTNALFCNNDESLIISDECGYLYLYELKNIELKYTYKAHANKIINLSKKWNQNYNNTNYNNDNYYYGHNDKGFLSVGEENYLKIFEYTMGVVTNELSDSEKDDDDDGDGDNDNNNNNNNNNNNNNGREKKSFIHNKRRNYKKNSSREELNNDTYNKYSDDNNDVRKKENCEIFMFKEIDCYHLSDKVSCAMYSPDGKYICIGYLNNLIEILYSDTLKLHLTLYGHSLPITCMDISKDNKILASSGADKFIFLWNMEYGNVNKRIHTECDVVNKIQFFNKNNNLISISRDGYIKMWDAIKFQCICIVDGNFGILKCLVINHNDDFFLTSGTHKSIRIWKKGEDLIFLEEERDKELNLQIEKEAIRNDLAYPSSVEKNVLLNKATIKTIETIKSSEKLIEYLDIIEEEIILLDTYYKNLTAYEEAKGKNELPDFVQPPTKPLGRPELLNKDPHEFIIEIMCNIKNNILNEVLISLPFSYAYKLLDYIKTYLISFHFFQKIQDNYKKYLSCGNFNFYVEYSINIVLTIINIYRNQFLFDNKFRFLLYELQQLILPHLKKSVDQCAFNQTTLNFLMYSMDDDELNLDPILQNNSFINKETKKIDQQQGHAKGP; translated from the exons ATGGTGAAATCGTATGATAGATATGAATATGAAGACTGCTTAGGAATAGTAAATTCAAAATCGTCAAATTGTGTTTTTCTTaacaataacaatataatatcag GACATGACGAATGTGTTAGTATTTGGAATATAAATGAgaaggaaataaaaaagaaactTAGTGTGCCTTTTCTTCCGCcgtattatttttttacctATCAtgtaacatatatatgtcttAATAATGTGAACAAGAATATTGTAGCCGTTGGATATACTAATGGTTCCATAAGATTATTTgatatggaaaaaaataaaatattatctaCATTTAGTGGTCATACCTCTGGTATCTGcaaattaaaatttaacGAAAATGgtaattatttatgttcTTGTAGTAAAGATAcgaatattatattatgggatattataaatgataaagGTGTTTTTAAACTTGAGGGACATACAAATGTTGTTACAGATATCGAATTTTtacaaagaaaaaatgattatttAGATGATTTTcttgataataatattctaATTAGTGTATCAAAAGATTGCTTAATTAAAGTATGGgaattaaatatacaaacaTGTGTACAAACTATTGTAGATTGTGAAGAAGAAATTACAAGTTTGATAATTAACCAAACAAATACCAGATTAATAGTTGCTTGTAACtcctttttaaaaatatataaaattaatttatattctaATCATATCGTTAAAGATACATATACCAACTCTAAGatttatattacttttttagcaaatattaaaagacCAACAAATTGTAGAATACAAAACATGAAgatgatattttttatagataatgaagatatatataatcatcCATTTGAAatagaagaagaaaaaaatgacaatttattatattcaaatCCTAACAATCAAAAGGTTAGTAATTCATTTATACCATCTTCAAATggtgataatataaaacaaaacGAAGAGATATTAACAACTGATCATTTGTCTAATccaaatttattattaaataataataacaaccTAAATACTTCTATTAAATATTGTGAAAGAGCTAGATATTCTGTTGATGGAGATAATAGTGGTCTTTTAATATGTTGCAcaaatttaaaaagaatcgaattttataaaattaattctataaaaaatcaaaagaaatcggaaaaaaacaaaaagaaaagatatattgaaaaattgaaaaaaaaaaaaattaaaatattaaatgaaaaaaaaaaaatagaaaaatttAAAGGAAAAGAAAGCATCGATTATAATTTCCTGAACCAAAAATTAGAAGATTTggaaaaagaattattcatttataataattatgatatacatacagcaaatgatgaaatcaaatatttatttaattacaattataaatttaaattacaaaatatagatgttatgaaaaagaaaaaaaaagataactatatatatctCCTTGTTTCTTTTATGTCTAATCGTTTGAGTGTATATCAGgttaatttatatgatattttgCATAATAAGGATAATTTTGTTGTAATGGATAATGAGAATAAGGAGGAGATGGAAGATAAGGATAGCATGGATAGAGAAAGTAATATGAAGGACAATAAAAGTGGTAGTGATATTGATAGTGATAATAAAAGTGGTagtaatattaatagtGATAATAAAAGTGGTAGTGATATTGATAGTGATAATAAAAGTGGTAGTGATATTGATAGTGATAATAAAAGTGGTAGTAATATTGATagtgataataaaaatggtaGTAATATTGATAGTGAGGAAGATGATGAAACACATAATAAGAAAAACATTAAAATTGTACAGAAAAAGATTTATGATTATTCAAAATgttttaaagaaataagCGAAATAAATAAAGGTCACAATAGTTCCGTCGATTTTTTAAACTTATCATCAAATAACGAATTGTTAGTTTCTATATGTAAGAAATATGTAAAGATATGgaatatgaataatttacaaaatattataactATAAATCTAGAAGGATGTACAAATGCTCTATTTTGTAATAATGATGAGAGTCTAATTATTAGTGATGAATGTGGTtacttatatttatatgaattaaaaaatatcgAGTTAAAATATACCTATAAAGCTCATGCCAATAAAATTATCAACCTTTCGAAAAAATGGAATCAAAACTATAATAACAccaattataataatgataattattattatggtCATAATGATAAAGGGTTTTTATCTGTGGGAGAGGAAAATTATTTGAAGATTTTTGAATATACCATGGGGGTTGTAACTAATGAATTAAGTGATAGTGAAAAggatgatgatgatgatggtgatggtgataatgataataataataataataataataataataataataataatggaAGAGAGAAAAAATCTTTTATTCACAACaaaagaagaaattataaaaaaaattcgTCAAGGGAAGAACTAAACAATGATACATACAATAAATATTctgatgataataatgatgtgagaaaaaaagaaaattgtGAAATATTCATGTTCAAAGAAATTGATTGTTATCATTTAAGTGATAAGGTTAGTTGTGCTATGTATTCACCAGACggtaaatatatatgtattggttatttaaataatttaatagaaatattatatagtGATACATTAAAGTTACATTTGACCTTATATGGTCATAGTTTACCTATAACATGTATGGATATATcaaaagataataaaatattagCATCCAGTGGTGCtgataaatttatatttttatggaATATGGAATATGgtaatgtaaataaaagaatacATACTGAATGTGATGTAGTAAACAAAattcaattttttaataaaaataataatttaataagtATATCAAGAGatggatatataaaaatgtggGATGCTATAAAATTTCAATGTATATGTATTGTTGATGGAAATTTTGGTATTTTGAAATGTTTAGTTATTAATCATAATGATGATTTCTTTTTAACTTCTGGTACACATAAAAGTATAAGAATATGGAAAAAAGGAGAagatttaatatttttagaagaagaaagagataaagaattaaattTACAAATTGAAAAAGAAGCTATTAGAAATGATTTAGCCTACCCATCTTCtgtagaaaaaaatgttctTTTAAATAAGGCTACTATAAAAACCATAGAAACAATAAAATCATCAGAAAAGTTAATTGAATATCTAGATATTAtagaagaagaaataattttattagatacatattataaaaatttaacGGCATATGAAGAAGcaaaaggaaaaaatgAACTACCTGATTTTGTACAACCTCCAACGAAACCATTAGGAAGACcagaattattaaataaagatCCTCATGAATTTATAATAGAAATTATgtgtaatataaaaaataatattctaAATGAAGTTCTAATATCATTACCATTTTCATATgcatataaattattagattatattaaaacatatttaatatcatttcatttttttcaaaaaatacaagataattataaaaaatatctttCTTGTGGGAATTTTAATTTCTATGTAGAATATTCTATAAATATTGTCTTAacaattattaatatatatagaaatcAATTTCTCTTTGATAATAAATTCCGTTTTCTTCTTTATGAATTACAACAACTAATATTACCTCATCTCAAAAAATCAGTAGACCAATGTGCTTTTAATCAAACAACACTCAATTTCTTAATGTATTCCATGGATGACGATGAACTAAATTTAGATCCTATTCTTcaaaataattcttttataaataaagaaacaAAGAAAATAGATCAACAACAGGGGCATGCAAAGGGTCCATAG
- a CDS encoding hypothetical protein (conserved Plasmodium protein, unknown function), translated as MNKDILDNIKELPQFKLLCKKKSDLLKYFESCNRNEYDEIWMTLHTSLVEYISADNLIYDEEKSTLLFKEENNRQYLLTSILFVSIYLQYLHNKTQKKGITFEEDFQILFCKLIEIQFMLSDKEVRLSFGKCLLTICELNIKENEFTNNVKINLLLYLLWKCCHIEGKGTDITKLKKFKDFCKYINWGISERTTDSFYILCSYTLNLPKFYETSDGKIFLSHVWSQNESIAYHLFNKFVHNTAVLAHNHICHYSEIIYSTWRNCSEDMKETLYTQIEYLVNFSLKCPIKIAARFRDVLSIFHTNKGDKDINRLIFKIYDPVIWRSLMCPNWKIRFNATCIFQLIYPVVDPGIKDINYLEEMEKAYNALLDLSEDKNTYVLQATAKCICYILSELWEIINHDKRMKLIDILINKFLKEKYNECVRVEVVLGFCEMSKNPMIRKIILKIFDRIKYLINDNSLRVRKNFIMLILNLQDYLNDTFSYDIDFNELIKKLTKDFITFNVQSCIKKMSYMKYEYHDKLKNKEMYEYLKLSTNLISYSIWKCDIKEQAMKCINLLNEYPVLMICISKFSTNVNLIDRYKLSSVLFEITNSKLKEENNFIMLNKTNQDIQDKQDKHDKQDKHDKQDKQDKHDKQNKQDKYLMMDKNYNKNVYINNNINIILESDSNLKKRYIRYSTLLICIANFLKPRNEEEIELCYSEEIEEFLKMKFKELYFVESINTIMQPFYFKVLKNIYLDYDNYYMNIHKYSTNQLNNLYTMKNLYLCKTIIIPLFFKWKLLNIYIIEHLKFLNISMECIIYNINKCISNVHSQYYHLNIDKHTFQVIQQNVIELINIHKGYNNNTNNLLSYVKNNNISEHKNNIIIKQNNNNNKNNVNTQNRHIHMSNIMLDYNELKDASINKQKELNCLIFLSLVVKKKKYHNILFKPFPYVIYNIIHKFNNFLLHIFHNISLHNFELPSYFLSAYYKGGNKKKDSENLILLILYNKKEIKLYIHIYVSFFFLFHSYCTHNNILYEWNDLIQNTSKCIEHISNIKFKNEIQLKLYNVTSREHIHNKDEQHNKIKWANYTSSIIYLITY; from the exons atgaATAAAGACATATTAGACAACATAAAAGAACTACCTCAATTTAAGCTACTATGTAAAAAGAAG tCCGATTTATTAAAGTATTTCGAATCTTGTAACCGTAATGAATATGATGAAATTTGGATGACACTTCATACAAGCTTAGTGGAGTATATAAGTGCTGATAATTTGATTtatgatgaagaaaaatcaacattattatttaag gaggaaaataatagacaatatttattgacatctatattatttgtttcaATTTATTTACAATATTTGCATAATAAGacacaaaaaaaaggaataacATTTGAAGAGGATTTCCAAATACTTTTCTGTAAACTAATAG AAATACAGTTCATGCTAAGCGACAAAGAAGTGAGATTATCCTTCGGAAAATGTCTTCTTACTATATGtgaattaaatataaaggaAAATGAATTTACAAATAACGTCAAGATAaatcttttattataccTACTATGGAAATGTTGTCATATAGAA GGTAAAGGAACAGATATTACTAAATTAAAGAAATTCAAAGACTTTTGTAAGTACATTAATTGGGGCATTTCTGAAAGAACCACTGATTCCTTTTACATTTTATGTTCTTATACATTGAACCTTCCTAAATTTTATGAAAC GTCTGatggaaaaatatttttatctcATGTTTGGTCTCAGAATGAAAGTATAGCATATCATCTTTTTAAT AAATTTGTCCATAACACGGCCGTTTTAGCTCATAACCATATTTGTCATTACTCagaaattatttattcCACTTGGAGg AATTGTTCAGAAGATATGAAAGAAACACTCTATACTCAAATAGAGTATCTAGTAAACTTTTCTTTAAAATGTCCAATTAAAATAGCTGCTCGTTTCAGGGACGTTCTTAGTATATTTCATACAAATAAAGG AGATAAGGATATTAATAGGTtgatatttaaaatatacgACCCAGTGATATGGAGAAGTTTAATG TGCCCCAATTGGAAAATTAGATTTAACGCGACCTGCATCTTTCAACTAATATATCCTGTTGTT GACCCTGGaataaaagatattaaTTATTTGGAAGAAATGGAAAA aGCTTATAACGCACTGTTGGATTTATCTGAAGACAAAAATACTTATGTGCTCCAAGCAACAGCCAAATGTATTTgttat ATTTTAAGTGAACTGTGGGAAATAATCAACCATGATAAAAGAATGAAACTCATAGATATTttgataaataaatttttaaaagagAAATACAATGAATGTGTACGTGTTGAAGTAGTATTAGGTTTTTGTGAAATGTCAAAAAATCCTATGATTCGTAAAATAATtctaaaaatatttgacagaataaaatatcttATAAATGATAACTCTTTACGTGTCCgtaaaaattttattatgcttatattaaatttacAAGATTATTTGAATGATACATTTTCATATGATATCGATTTTAatgaattaataaaaaaattaacaaaagattttattacatttaaTGTTCAATCgtgtataaaaaaaatgtcttatatgaaatatgaatatcatgataaattaaaaaataaggaaatgtatgaatatttaaaattatctACAAATTTAATAAGTTATTCTATATGGAAATGCGATATAAAAGAACAAGCAATGAAatgtattaatttattaaatgaatatcCTGTTCTTATGATATGCATAAGTAAATTTTCAACAAATGTAAATTTAATTGATAGGTATAAATTATCATCAGTACTTTTTGAAATTACCAATTCtaaattaaaagaagaaaataacTTCATTATGTTAAATAAAACTAACCAAGATATACAAGATAAACAAGATAAACATGATAAACAAGATAAACATGATAAACAAGATAAACAAGATAAACAtgataaacaaaataaacaagataaatatttaatgatggataaaaattataataaaaatgtctatataaataataacattaaCATAATTTTAGAATCCGATTCAAATCTTAAAAAGAGATATATTAGATATTCCACTTTACTAATATGCATAgcaaattttttaaaaccaagaaatgaagaagaaatagAATTATGCTACTCTGAAGAAATTGAAGAATTTCTTAAAATGAAATTCaaagaattatattttgttgAAAGTATCAATACTATTATGCAACCATTCTATTTTAAAGTTTTAAAGAATATCTATTTAgattatgataattattatatgaatatacataaatatagtACAAATCAAttgaataatttatatactatgaaaaatttatatttatgtaaaactattattattcctttattttttaaatggaaattattaaatatatatataattgaacatttaaaatttttaaacatATCTATGgaatgtattatttataacataaataaatgtatatcAAATGTTCATAGCCAATATTATCATCTAAATATTGATAAACACACATTTCAAGTTATTCAACAAAATGTTAtagaattaataaatatacacaaaggttataataataatacaaataacTTGTTATCATATGtaaaaaacaataatatatcagaacataaaaataatataattataaaacaaaataacaataataataaaaataatgtaaatacacaaaatagacatatacatatgtcCAATATAATGCTTGATTATAATGAACTAAAAGATGCaagtataaataaacaaaaagaaTTGAATTgcttaatttttttgtctCTTGTcgttaaaaaaaaaaaatatcataatatattatttaaaccTTTTCcttatgttatatataatattattcataaatttaataatttccttcttcatatttttcataatatttcattacATAACTTTGAATTACCATCATATTTTCTTTCAGCCTATTATAAAGGAgggaataaaaaaaaggattcggaaaatttaattctactaatattatataataaaaaagaaataaaattatacatacatatctatgtatctttttttttcctttttcattcatattgtacacataataatattttatatgagTGGAATGATTTAATACAAAATACTTCAAAATGTATTGAACATATtagtaatattaaatttaagaatgaaatacaattaaaattatataatgtaacATCACGGGaacatatacataataaagATGAGCAACacaacaaaataaaatgggCAAATTACACAAGctctattatatatttaatcac GTAC